AACACCCTGATCATCATGACGTCGAACATTGGTTCGAAAGTGATTGAAAAAGGTGGCGGCGGGCTTGGTTTCGAATTCTCCGGTGAAAACGCCGAAGAGAATCAATACAACCGGATTCGCTCTCTCGTTAACGAAGAACTGAAGCAGTACTTCCGCCCTGAATTCCTCAACCGACTCGATGAAATCATCGTGTTCAGGCAACTCAACCGCGACGAAGTGAAAGAGATCGCAGAAATCATGCTGCGTGAAGTCTTCGGTCGTATCGGTGAGAAAGGGATCACTCTCACTGTTTCCGATGCTTTCAAGGAACGGCTTGTGGAGGAGGGTTACAACCCCGCCTACGGCGCCAGACCACTGCGTCGTGCCGTCATGCGCTTGCTCGAGGACAGCCTGGCCGAGGAAGTTCTCACTGGTCGCATTAAGGATGGGGACGAAGCTGAGGTTGACGTCGAAGATGGCAAGGTGGTTGTCAAACACTTGAACCGCGCAGCCACTGAGACCCCTGAGCTGGCTAGTGCCGGTCGCTGACCTGGATGTCCACAACAGACAACAGCTGTTTGATCTCTCATCACTCCATCGCACCGGCCCGCGTGATTCGCGGTTCCGGTGCATGGCTCGACGCACTTCCTCGGATTCGTGAGCTTGGCTTCAGACCGCTTCTCTTGGGTCGAAGCCCCGCTACCCAACCACTACGCGACGCCCTCAAGGCCAACCTTGTGTCAGCCGGACTTGAGGTCACACCAACCTGCCTGAATCACGACTGCTGCGAAGAGGATTTGCGCCGTCTCGAAGCAGAGTTCACACTTCACCGCAGTGATTCTGTGATCGCCGCAGGCGGAGGCAAGGTGCTTGATGCGGGCAAACTCCTGGCCGATCGTCTTGATCTGCCTTGCATCACCGTTCCCTTGAGTGCTTCAACCTGTGCCGGCTGGACGGCGCTCTCCAATCTGTACAGCCCTGAAGGCGCCTTTCTCGGCGATCAGGCCTTGAAACGCTGTCCTGATCTTCTGGTGTTCGACCACGATCTTCTTCGCCAGGCACCACCCCGCACTCTCGCCAGTGGCATCGCTGATGCTCTTGCCAAGTGGTACGAAGCCTCTGTCAGCAGCGGCGCAAGTCACGATGGCCTGATTCAGCAAGCTGTCCAAATGGCGCGGGTCCTGCGGGATCAGCTCCTGATCGACAGTGTGGATGCCATGCAGTCCCCCGGCGGAGATGCCTGGGTGCGGGTGATTGAAGCCTGCGGACTGACAGCCGGCCTGATCGGAGGGCTGGGGGGAGCACGGTGCCGCACGGTTGCGGCCCATGCTGTCCATAACGGGCTTACCCAACTCCAGGCTTGCCACGGATCCCTCCACGGCGAAAAAGTGGGCTTCGGAGTGCTGGTTCAGTTGCGACTCGAAGAACGCTTGGGCGGCAATCGCTTGGCAGAACAGGCCCATCGCCAGCTGTTACCCCTGCTCAGCCAACTCGGACTACCGGTGAGCCTCGACGATCTCGGTCTCTCCAATGCCAGCTTGAGTGAGCTTCAGCAGGTTTGCGAGTTTGCCTGCCGTGAAGGATCAGACCTTCACCATCTCCCCTTCTCTGTGACGCCAGGAGCGCTTCTGGAAGCACTTGTGGGAGCAGCCGAACCCAGCGTTCGACGCCCTTGAAAACCGAACTCGAGGCCATCCGCTCCAACCTGTTGGACCCCCAGGCCGTTGCGCTGCTCGACCAGCTGCAATGGTGGGACCTCCCTGAACTGGGCATCGATTCTCCTTTTCCTGTGGCTGTTCTCGGCCAAGGGCAGCCCCTCTTGTTGCTCCATGGATTCGATAGCAGTTTTCTGGAGTACAGACGGCTCGCACCACTGCTTTGCAGTCGGTTCCAGTTGTTCATCCCCGACTTGTTCGGTTTCGGTTTCAGCCCAAGACCACGCGCGGCTCACTACGGCAGAGAAGCGGTTCTGCTCCATCTGGAGCGTGTTCTTCAACGGATACCCGGCAACCGTGCGATTGGTGTCGTCGGCGCATCGATGGGCGGGGCTGTTGCGGTGGAAATCGCCCGTCGCCAGCCAGATCGGATCAACACACTGCTCCTGCTGGCTCCGGCTGGACTGACCGGGCGTCCCATGCCCGTCCCCCCCCTACTGGATCGACTCGGTGCCTGGTTTCTCAGCCGCCCGGGGGTGCGCCGTGGTCTTTGCCGACAGGCGTTTGCCGATCCAGACCGTGATGTCGGTCCTGCGGAAGAGCAAATTGCGTCTCTCCATCTTCAAAGTCCAGGCTGGAACGAAGCGCTGGCGGCCTTCGCCCGCAGCGGTGGCTTCTCAGGCAGTGGTCACCCGCTCCCGCAACAGCCCATGCATGTGCTTTGGGGAAACAACGACAGGATTCTCAGGGCGGCACAAAAAAAAGCTTTAAGCGCCCTGCTGGAGCATCCGGTGGAAGGCCTCGACGCCTGTGGTCATCTGCCGCACATTGATCGACCTCAAGACGTCTCGGAACGATGCAACACTGTGTTCCTGCCTGGTTGATCCATGTCCAGCCCCAGTTCAGGCCCGGTTTTACAGCTGCTGGCCAGCGGTCTGCAGCGATGGATCCGCTCTCAATGCGACTCCGTTGAGGACTTGAATCTCTCACTGCAAGGATCCGCCTTCGCGTTGCTAAAAGGCCGCCTCAAGGGTGTGACATTGCAGGCCAAACGTGTTCAGTTCCAGCAACTGCCTCTGGTCAGGGCAGACCTTCAATCGAGCGAGCTGAAGGCTTCGCTGCGGCCTGGTCAGCCCAATCAACCGGTGCAATTGGAAGAACCCTTCTTGATCTCAGGAGAAGTGGTGCTCTCGGGTGTCGAACTCAACCAAGCCCTCGCTAGTGATCGCTGGCGCTGGTTGGGCGACCTGCTTTCAGAACAGTTGATGGGACTGACGCCGTTGCGATCCCTCTCGATTGACAACGACATCCTCAAGCTGACGGCTGAGGTCATCACTGGGAAAGATCCCGTCCATCGCAGTTTCCGCCTCAACGCCGAACAGGGAACGATCCGCGTTGATCACTGTGACGCTGAAGGAGGCATGCTGATTCCCATGGACCCTGCGATCCAGATCAAGGAAGCCCGTCTCCAAGCCGGTCAGCTCCTCCTGAAGGGAACGGCCAGCGTTCAGCCTTAGGACAGCACCGGCAACACCAGGGTGACGGCATAAAACACAACAGCAGGAGTGAACAGATAGCTGTCGATGCGATCCAGGATTCCGCCATGGCCTGGCAAGGCATCGCCGGAATCCTTCAAGCCTGCATCCCGTTTCATCATCGATTCGGTGAGATCACCGACGAGGGCGAAAAGAGCAACAAGAGCGCCAAGACATCCCCCCGTGAACCACCCCAGAGGCCACATCAACAGCGCACCGGTACAGGCTCCGATCACAATGGCGGAGGCCAAACCGCCGT
The sequence above is a segment of the Synechococcus sp. PROS-7-1 genome. Coding sequences within it:
- a CDS encoding iron-containing alcohol dehydrogenase family protein translates to MSTTDNSCLISHHSIAPARVIRGSGAWLDALPRIRELGFRPLLLGRSPATQPLRDALKANLVSAGLEVTPTCLNHDCCEEDLRRLEAEFTLHRSDSVIAAGGGKVLDAGKLLADRLDLPCITVPLSASTCAGWTALSNLYSPEGAFLGDQALKRCPDLLVFDHDLLRQAPPRTLASGIADALAKWYEASVSSGASHDGLIQQAVQMARVLRDQLLIDSVDAMQSPGGDAWVRVIEACGLTAGLIGGLGGARCRTVAAHAVHNGLTQLQACHGSLHGEKVGFGVLVQLRLEERLGGNRLAEQAHRQLLPLLSQLGLPVSLDDLGLSNASLSELQQVCEFACREGSDLHHLPFSVTPGALLEALVGAAEPSVRRP
- a CDS encoding DUF2993 domain-containing protein, translated to MSSPSSGPVLQLLASGLQRWIRSQCDSVEDLNLSLQGSAFALLKGRLKGVTLQAKRVQFQQLPLVRADLQSSELKASLRPGQPNQPVQLEEPFLISGEVVLSGVELNQALASDRWRWLGDLLSEQLMGLTPLRSLSIDNDILKLTAEVITGKDPVHRSFRLNAEQGTIRVDHCDAEGGMLIPMDPAIQIKEARLQAGQLLLKGTASVQP
- a CDS encoding alpha/beta fold hydrolase, whose protein sequence is MKTELEAIRSNLLDPQAVALLDQLQWWDLPELGIDSPFPVAVLGQGQPLLLLHGFDSSFLEYRRLAPLLCSRFQLFIPDLFGFGFSPRPRAAHYGREAVLLHLERVLQRIPGNRAIGVVGASMGGAVAVEIARRQPDRINTLLLLAPAGLTGRPMPVPPLLDRLGAWFLSRPGVRRGLCRQAFADPDRDVGPAEEQIASLHLQSPGWNEALAAFARSGGFSGSGHPLPQQPMHVLWGNNDRILRAAQKKALSALLEHPVEGLDACGHLPHIDRPQDVSERCNTVFLPG